A single window of Bombus pascuorum chromosome 1, iyBomPasc1.1, whole genome shotgun sequence DNA harbors:
- the LOC132913301 gene encoding odorant receptor 13a-like yields MPDKEAKLYFIMSVSALDFKMKEILSSFFKSISILAYVYITITAFVLIPTVSLINEIINHSEERSLPIEIDYGIDIQEYFYYLFIPLYISMFLVPHVIASCDSTYLLYAHHASALFAIVSYELKTVHIFDTSSLINLKDYDLLEKYKDVELSSDEQKKIFKKLLLCIRRHQNAIRYSNLVESFFTKSILAQMFCNVVSLSIGGVETVLNLDNTRNAMRFGALALAQAIHIFILCFPGQTLLNHSEEVYAAACEVVWYIFPKRCHNLYIFLLTRTMVFSKITAFKLSVMSMETFLSIIQTAMSYFTVLLSTT; encoded by the exons ATGCCAGACAAGGAAgcaaaattatactttattatgtCTGTAAGTGCGTTAGatttcaaaatgaaagaaattctttcatCGTTCTTTAAGAGTATTTCCATTCTAGCGTACGTTTATATAACAATCACAGCTTTTGTACTGATACCAACGGTATCATTGATAAATGAAATCATCAATCATTCTGAAGAGAGAAGCTTACCAATCGAAATCGATTATGGCATAGACATAcaagaatatttctattacctATTTATACCTTTGTACATATCAATGTTTCTAGTTCCTCATGTAATCGCATCTTGCGATAGCACGTACTTGCTATACGCCCACCATGCCAGTGCTTTGTTTGCAATAGTCAG TTATGAATTGAAAACTGTTCACATTTTCGATACAAGTAGCTTAATAAACTTAAAGGATTATGACTTACTCGAAAAGTATAAAGACGTCGAATTATCATCAGACgaacagaagaaaatttttaaaaaattattgctttgCATAAGAAGACATCAAAATGCAATAAG atACTCAAACCTCGTTGAATCATTTTTCACTAAATCCATATTAGCTCAGATGTTTTGTAACGTCGTCAGTCTTAGCATTGGTGGAGTTGAA ACGGTCTTGAATTTAGACAATACAAGGAACGCGATGCGATTTGGAGCACTTGCATTGGCACAAGCTATACACATATTCATCCTTTGCTTTCCAGGGCAAACACTATTAAATCACAGTGAAGAAGTGTACGCCGCGGC ATGCGAGGTAGTGTGGTATATATTTCCTAAAAGGTGccataatttatatatatttttactcaCAAGGACTATGGTATTTAGCAAAATAACAGCTTTCAAACTTTCGGTCATGTCAATGGAAACATTTCTCTCG ATTATTCAAACCGCAATGAGTTATTTCACTGTGCTATTGTCAACTACATGA